The Streptomyces hundungensis genome contains the following window.
ACGTGCGGCATCCGGCGCGCGCCCTCGGGCCGCGCGGCGGAGCTGCCGCGACCGTAGCCGTCGTCACCGTTTCCGCGGGCGTCGCCATCGCGGGCGTCGGGCCATTCGTTCATGCCGTCCAGCATGCACGGCCGCCCCGGGCGCCTGACAGGGCAGGGGGGAGTTCGGGGCCGGGCTGTTGCAAGGCTGATGCAATGAGCCGGAAATCGTACGGCGCCTACAGTGGAACGCATGACTGATCTTCCGGGCAAGCCGACCTCGGCCTCCCGAACCACCCTGAGCCACATCATGACCACCCATGACACCAACCTCCTGGGCACCGTGCACGGCGGCGTGATCATGAAACTGGTGGACGACGCCGCCGGCGCCGTCGCCGGACGCCACTCGGGCGGCCCGGCCGTCACCGCCTCGATGGACGAGATGGCGTTCCTCATGCCGGTCAGGGTGGGGGACCTGGTGCATGTGAAGGCGCAGGTCAACTGGACCGGCCGGTCCTCCATGGAGGTCGGTGTGCGGGTGCTCGCCGAGCGCTGGAACGAGTCGACCCCGGCCCAGCAGGTGGGCTCCGCCTATCTCGTCTTCGCCGCCGTCGACGCCGACGGCAAGCCGCGTACGGTGCCGCCGGTGATCCCGGAGACCGAGCGCGACGAGCGCCGCTACCAGGAGGCCCAGATCCGCCGCACCCACCGGCTCGCCCGGCGCCGCGCGATCATGGACCTGCGGGAGAAGCGCTCC
Protein-coding sequences here:
- a CDS encoding acyl-CoA thioesterase yields the protein MTDLPGKPTSASRTTLSHIMTTHDTNLLGTVHGGVIMKLVDDAAGAVAGRHSGGPAVTASMDEMAFLMPVRVGDLVHVKAQVNWTGRSSMEVGVRVLAERWNESTPAQQVGSAYLVFAAVDADGKPRTVPPVIPETERDERRYQEAQIRRTHRLARRRAIMDLREKRSAEGLDD